ATAAACATCACTGGTTTCCTGAGAAACCCTTCAAAGGTTCTGGCTATCGCTGCATCCGTATCAACCATAAAATGGACCCTATCATCAACAAGGCAGCTAGCCAGATTGGACTCAACCTCCAGCAGCTATATCAGCTCCTGCCCAGTGAACTCACACTCTGGGTGGACCCTTATGAGGTATCCTACCGGATTGGTGAGGATGGATCCATCTGTGTTCTATATGAAGCACCTGCAGCACCTGTGAGCTCCTATGGGATGCTCACCTGCAAAAATCAGATGATGCTGGGGCGCACCAGCCCTTCCAAAAGCTACATGATGACAGTCTCCAGCTAAGCACTCCCTGTTGTCCTTACACTGCCAAGACATGGGCTACTGTATA
The Podarcis raffonei isolate rPodRaf1 chromosome 6, rPodRaf1.pri, whole genome shotgun sequence DNA segment above includes these coding regions:
- the BTG2 gene encoding protein BTG2; amino-acid sequence: MSQIQRWNGSCVSNCSRADMVPEIAAAVGFVSSLLRTRGCVSEQQLQVFSGALEAALTEHYKHHWFPEKPFKGSGYRCIRINHKMDPIINKAASQIGLNLQQLYQLLPSELTLWVDPYEVSYRIGEDGSICVLYEAPAAPVSSYGMLTCKNQMMLGRTSPSKSYMMTVSS